The following coding sequences are from one Streptomyces angustmyceticus window:
- a CDS encoding ferrochelatase: MPEQCDPRPYDALLLLSFGGPEGPDDVVPFLENVTRGRGIPRERLKEVGQHYFLFGGVSPINAQNRELLDALRKDFAEHGLDLPVYWGNRNWAPYLTDTLRTMVQDGHRRIAVLATSAYASYSGCRQYRENLADALGALGAEGLAVPRVDKLRHYFNHPGFVRPMVDGVLASLAALPQEVRDGAHLAFTTHSIPTAAADTSGTPADHTRDGAGGAYVAQHLDVARVIADAVRAETGVDHPWRLVYQSRSGAPHIPWLEPDICDHLEERHAAGVPAVVMAPIGFVSDHMEVKYDLDTEATAKAAELGLPVARSATVGADPRFAAAVRDFLLERAAAERGAAPERCALGALGPGHDLCPVGCCPARAPRPAAAGADWRGPAEAPA; this comes from the coding sequence ATGCCCGAACAGTGCGACCCCCGCCCCTATGACGCCCTGCTGCTGCTGTCCTTCGGCGGTCCCGAAGGCCCCGACGACGTCGTCCCGTTCCTGGAGAACGTCACCCGCGGCCGCGGCATCCCCCGTGAGCGCCTCAAGGAGGTGGGGCAGCACTACTTCCTGTTCGGCGGCGTCAGCCCCATCAACGCCCAGAACCGGGAACTGCTGGACGCACTGCGCAAGGACTTCGCCGAGCACGGCCTGGACCTGCCCGTCTACTGGGGCAACCGCAACTGGGCGCCCTACCTGACCGACACCCTGCGCACCATGGTCCAGGACGGCCACCGCCGTATCGCCGTCCTGGCGACCAGCGCCTACGCCTCCTACTCGGGCTGCCGGCAGTACCGCGAGAACCTCGCCGACGCCCTCGGCGCCCTGGGGGCCGAGGGCCTGGCGGTGCCGCGGGTCGACAAGCTGCGGCACTACTTCAACCACCCCGGCTTCGTCCGCCCCATGGTCGACGGCGTCCTGGCGTCCCTCGCCGCGCTGCCCCAGGAGGTGCGGGACGGCGCACACCTCGCCTTCACCACGCACTCCATCCCCACCGCCGCGGCCGACACCTCCGGCACGCCCGCCGACCACACACGGGACGGCGCGGGCGGCGCCTATGTCGCCCAGCACCTGGACGTGGCGCGGGTGATCGCGGACGCGGTCCGTGCGGAGACCGGTGTGGACCACCCGTGGCGGCTCGTCTACCAGTCCCGCAGCGGCGCCCCGCACATCCCCTGGCTGGAGCCGGACATCTGCGACCACCTGGAGGAACGGCACGCCGCGGGCGTCCCCGCCGTCGTGATGGCTCCCATCGGGTTCGTCTCGGACCACATGGAGGTCAAGTACGACCTCGACACCGAGGCCACCGCCAAGGCCGCGGAGCTGGGGCTCCCGGTCGCCAGGTCGGCGACCGTGGGCGCCGACCCCCGGTTCGCGGCGGCCGTCCGCGACTTCCTCCTGGAGCGCGCTGCCGCCGAACGGGGCGCCGCCCCCGAGCGCTGCGCCCTGGGCGCCCTCGGCCCCGGCCACGACCTGTGCCCCGTCGGCTGCTGCCCCGCGCGCGCCCCGCGCCCGGCCGCCGCCGGCGCCGACTGGCGCGGCCCGGCCGAAGCCCCCGCGTAG
- a CDS encoding MFS transporter, with the protein MPSPYRALFGRPGTASFSAAGLLGRMPLSMLGIGIVTMVSQLTGRYGLAGALSATLALSAAVLGPQISRLVDRHGQRRVLRPATLVSIAAVAGLLLSAQQRWADWLLFVFAACAGCVPSVGSMIRARWAEIHRGSPRELHTAYSWESIVDEMCFIVGPILSIGLSTAWFPEAGPLLAAAFLAAGVFWLTAQRATEPVPHPREQHTKGSALRSRGLQVLVVTFVATGAIFGAVDVVTVAFAEEVGHKAAASLVLAVYALGSCAAGAVFGLLHLKGHPSRRWVAGVCVMAVSMVPLQLVGSLPLLAVALFVAGLSVAPTMVTTMALVEEHVPRSKLTEGMSWTSTGLAVGVALGSSAAGWVVDAAGAARGYLVPGAAGLLAALVASAGYRRLRPRSAPAVASPAVAGGLPGAAGPAPERRGEESVA; encoded by the coding sequence TTGCCCAGTCCCTACCGCGCCCTCTTCGGCCGCCCCGGCACCGCGTCGTTCTCCGCCGCCGGGCTGCTGGGCCGGATGCCTTTGTCGATGCTGGGCATCGGGATCGTCACGATGGTCTCCCAGCTGACCGGCCGCTACGGCCTGGCCGGGGCGCTGTCGGCGACCCTCGCGCTGTCCGCCGCGGTCCTCGGCCCGCAGATATCCCGGCTGGTGGACCGGCACGGCCAGCGCCGGGTGCTGCGCCCGGCCACCCTGGTGTCGATCGCCGCGGTCGCCGGGCTGCTGCTGAGCGCGCAGCAGCGCTGGGCGGACTGGCTGCTGTTCGTCTTCGCGGCCTGCGCGGGGTGCGTGCCGAGCGTGGGCTCGATGATCCGGGCGCGCTGGGCGGAGATCCACCGGGGCTCCCCGCGGGAGCTGCACACCGCGTACTCGTGGGAGTCGATCGTCGACGAGATGTGCTTCATCGTCGGGCCGATCCTGTCCATCGGCCTGTCCACCGCGTGGTTCCCAGAGGCCGGGCCGCTGCTGGCCGCCGCCTTCCTGGCCGCGGGTGTCTTCTGGCTGACGGCGCAGCGGGCGACGGAGCCGGTGCCGCATCCGCGCGAACAGCACACCAAGGGCTCCGCGCTGCGCTCGCGGGGACTGCAGGTGCTGGTGGTGACGTTCGTGGCCACCGGCGCGATCTTCGGGGCGGTCGACGTGGTGACCGTGGCGTTCGCCGAGGAGGTCGGACACAAGGCGGCGGCCAGTCTGGTCCTCGCCGTCTACGCGCTCGGCTCGTGCGCGGCCGGCGCGGTCTTCGGGCTGCTCCACCTCAAGGGGCACCCGTCCCGCCGCTGGGTGGCGGGGGTGTGCGTGATGGCCGTGAGCATGGTGCCGCTGCAGCTGGTGGGCTCGCTGCCGCTGCTGGCGGTGGCGCTGTTCGTCGCCGGGCTGTCCGTCGCCCCGACGATGGTGACCACGATGGCGCTGGTCGAGGAGCATGTGCCGCGCTCGAAGCTGACCGAGGGCATGAGCTGGACCAGCACCGGCCTGGCGGTGGGCGTCGCCCTCGGTTCGTCGGCCGCGGGCTGGGTGGTGGACGCCGCCGGGGCCGCCCGGGGCTACCTGGTCCCGGGGGCTGCGGGCCTGCTCGCCGCCCTGGTGGCCTCCGCGGGCTACCGCAGGCTCCGCCCGCGGTCCGCGCCCGCGGTGGCGAGCCCGGCCGTGGCGGGCGGCCTGCCCGGCGCGGCCGGTCCGGCCCCGGAACGGCGGGGCGAGGAGAGCGTCGCCTGA
- a CDS encoding D-arabinono-1,4-lactone oxidase, whose translation MAVSSAVGGSGGRGPTTGPWRNWAGNVTARPARSVAPASTGELAAAVRAAAADGLTVKAAGTGHSFTPAAATDGLLVRPERLTGVRAVDREAGTVTVAAGTPLKHLNETLAAHGLSLANMGDIMEQTVSGATSTGTHGTGRDSASIAAQITALELVTADGSVLACSAEENPEVFAAARLGLGALGVISELTLAVEPEFLLTAREEPMPYDEVTDRFDELVAENEHFEFYWFPHTGGCNTKRNNRSQGPAAPPGRISGWIEDELLSNGVFQLACAVGRAVPAAIPGIAKVSSRALSARTYTDIPYKVFTSPRRVRFVEMEYALPRAAAVAALGELKSLVERSDFKVSFPVEVRTAPADDIPLSTASGRDTVYLAVHMYRGTPYQAYFAAAERIMTAHDGRPHWGKVHTRDAAYLADAYPRFGEFTAVRDRLDPERRFANAYLRRVLGD comes from the coding sequence ATGGCAGTCAGCAGCGCCGTCGGCGGCTCGGGAGGGCGCGGTCCGACGACCGGGCCCTGGCGCAACTGGGCGGGCAATGTCACCGCCCGCCCCGCCCGGAGCGTCGCCCCGGCGAGCACCGGGGAGCTGGCGGCCGCGGTCCGGGCCGCCGCGGCGGACGGGCTGACGGTCAAGGCCGCCGGCACCGGCCACTCGTTCACCCCGGCCGCCGCCACCGACGGGCTGTTGGTCCGCCCCGAGCGGCTGACCGGGGTCCGTGCGGTCGACCGCGAGGCCGGCACGGTGACGGTGGCGGCCGGTACCCCGCTCAAGCACCTCAACGAGACGCTGGCCGCGCACGGACTGTCGCTGGCCAACATGGGCGACATCATGGAGCAGACGGTCTCCGGGGCGACCTCCACCGGCACCCACGGCACCGGCCGCGACTCGGCGTCGATCGCCGCCCAGATCACCGCCCTGGAACTGGTCACCGCCGACGGCTCGGTCCTGGCCTGCTCCGCCGAGGAGAACCCGGAGGTCTTCGCCGCGGCCCGGCTGGGTCTGGGCGCGCTGGGCGTGATCAGCGAGCTGACCCTCGCGGTGGAACCGGAGTTCCTGCTGACCGCCCGCGAGGAGCCGATGCCCTACGACGAGGTGACGGACCGGTTCGACGAGCTGGTCGCGGAGAACGAGCACTTCGAGTTCTACTGGTTCCCGCACACCGGCGGCTGCAACACCAAGCGCAACAACCGCAGCCAGGGCCCGGCGGCGCCCCCCGGGAGGATCAGCGGCTGGATCGAGGACGAGCTGCTGTCCAACGGGGTCTTCCAGCTCGCCTGCGCCGTCGGGCGGGCCGTCCCGGCCGCCATACCGGGCATCGCCAAGGTCTCCAGCCGCGCCCTGTCGGCCCGTACGTACACCGACATCCCGTACAAGGTGTTCACCTCGCCGCGGCGGGTGCGGTTCGTGGAGATGGAGTACGCGCTGCCGCGCGCGGCCGCGGTGGCGGCGCTGGGTGAGCTCAAGTCCCTGGTGGAGCGCTCGGACTTCAAGGTGAGCTTCCCGGTGGAGGTGCGGACCGCGCCCGCCGACGACATCCCGCTGTCCACCGCTTCGGGGCGGGACACCGTGTACCTCGCCGTCCACATGTACCGCGGGACGCCGTACCAGGCGTACTTCGCGGCCGCCGAGCGGATCATGACGGCCCACGACGGGCGCCCGCACTGGGGGAAGGTGCACACCCGCGACGCGGCCTACCTCGCCGACGCCTATCCGCGGTTCGGGGAGTTCACCGCAGTGCGCGACCGGCTGGACCCGGAACGCCGGTTTGCCAACGCCTATCTGCGGCGGGTCCTGGGCGACTGA
- the sepH gene encoding septation protein SepH has protein sequence MPELRVVAVSNDGTRLVLKAADSTEYTLPIDERLRAAVRNDRARLGQIEIEVESHLRPRDIQARIRAGASAEEVAQLAGIPVDRVRRFEGPVLAERAFMAERARKTPVRRPGENTGPQLGEAVAERLLLRGADKDSVQWDSWRRDDGTWEVLLVYRVATEPHSASWTYDPPRRLVQAVDDEARALIGESDDTPEPSFPFVPRIARLPRDRPLDRALDRQSSERGERAAQSGDDDEPQAAEEAVGERDSLTSLLEAVPSFRGDMVVPETVKSAQSDEESEAEVEEPPAPAASAGAGSAYADVLMPRAVAGHRDRLTGTTDRQAEADGVRPGRRAAVPSWDEIVFGTRRKKPE, from the coding sequence ATGCCCGAACTGCGTGTCGTGGCCGTCTCCAACGACGGCACACGGCTGGTGCTCAAAGCTGCGGACAGCACCGAGTACACGCTTCCGATCGACGAACGGCTGCGCGCCGCCGTCCGCAATGACCGTGCACGCCTCGGCCAGATCGAGATCGAGGTCGAGAGCCACCTGCGCCCGCGGGACATCCAGGCCCGTATAAGAGCCGGTGCCTCCGCGGAGGAGGTCGCCCAGCTCGCCGGCATCCCCGTCGACCGGGTGCGCCGCTTCGAGGGCCCGGTGCTCGCCGAGCGCGCCTTCATGGCCGAGCGGGCCCGCAAGACCCCGGTACGGCGGCCCGGTGAGAACACCGGGCCGCAGCTCGGCGAGGCGGTCGCGGAGCGGCTGCTGCTGCGCGGCGCCGACAAGGACAGCGTCCAGTGGGACTCCTGGCGCCGCGACGACGGCACCTGGGAAGTGCTGCTGGTCTACCGCGTCGCGACCGAACCGCACTCGGCGAGCTGGACGTACGACCCGCCGCGGCGGCTCGTCCAGGCCGTGGACGACGAGGCCCGGGCGCTGATCGGCGAGAGCGACGACACGCCCGAGCCCAGCTTCCCGTTCGTGCCGCGGATCGCGCGGCTGCCGCGCGACCGGCCGCTGGACCGCGCGCTGGACCGGCAGTCGTCCGAGCGCGGCGAGCGCGCGGCGCAGTCCGGTGACGACGACGAGCCGCAGGCCGCGGAGGAGGCCGTCGGTGAGCGGGATTCGCTGACCAGCCTGCTGGAGGCGGTGCCGAGCTTCCGTGGCGACATGGTCGTACCGGAGACCGTGAAGTCGGCGCAGAGCGACGAGGAGTCCGAGGCCGAGGTCGAGGAGCCGCCCGCCCCGGCGGCCAGCGCGGGCGCGGGTTCCGCGTACGCCGATGTGCTGATGCCGCGCGCGGTCGCCGGCCACCGCGACCGGCTGACCGGGACGACGGACCGGCAGGCCGAGGCGGACGGCGTACGGCCCGGCCGCCGCGCCGCGGTGCCCAGCTGGGACGAGATCGTCTTCGGCACCCGGCGCAAGAAGCCGGAGTAG
- a CDS encoding sulfurtransferase, which yields MNVIITATELVSELAQPTAPVVLDVRYQLGGPPGRPLYEAGHVPGAVYVDLDSELASPPGPSGRHPLPDLDVFADAMRAAGVRADRPVVVYDGGQGWAAARAWWLLRWTGHPDVRVLDGGLAAWEAAGGTLSVDQSTPQEGDFTPVPGGLALLRADDAAAVARRGVLLDARAAERYRGEVEPIDKVAGHIPGAVSAPTTENVVEGGTVFRDASELAERFASLGATAHAEVGVYCGSGVSAAHQVLALAIAGVPAALYVGSWSEWSADPARPVATGPQPG from the coding sequence ATGAATGTCATCATCACCGCTACCGAACTCGTGAGCGAGCTGGCGCAGCCCACCGCTCCGGTGGTCCTGGACGTCCGTTACCAGCTCGGCGGCCCGCCCGGCCGCCCCCTGTACGAGGCCGGACATGTGCCCGGCGCGGTCTACGTCGACCTCGACAGCGAGCTGGCCTCGCCGCCCGGCCCAAGCGGCCGTCACCCGCTTCCCGACCTCGACGTCTTCGCCGACGCCATGAGGGCCGCCGGCGTCCGGGCGGACCGCCCCGTGGTCGTCTACGACGGCGGCCAGGGCTGGGCGGCCGCCCGCGCCTGGTGGCTGCTGCGCTGGACCGGTCACCCCGACGTACGCGTCCTGGACGGCGGCCTCGCCGCCTGGGAGGCGGCCGGCGGCACGCTGAGTGTCGATCAATCGACTCCGCAGGAAGGTGACTTCACCCCGGTGCCCGGCGGCCTGGCGCTGCTGCGGGCGGACGACGCGGCCGCCGTGGCCCGTCGCGGAGTCCTGCTGGACGCGCGGGCCGCCGAGCGCTACCGCGGCGAGGTCGAGCCCATCGACAAGGTCGCCGGTCACATCCCGGGCGCGGTGTCCGCCCCGACGACCGAGAACGTCGTCGAGGGCGGCACCGTCTTCCGCGACGCGTCCGAACTGGCGGAGCGCTTCGCGTCGCTGGGCGCCACGGCGCACGCCGAGGTCGGCGTGTACTGCGGTTCCGGAGTCTCCGCCGCCCACCAGGTACTGGCCCTCGCGATCGCGGGCGTCCCCGCCGCCCTGTACGTCGGCTCCTGGAGCGAATGGTCCGCCGACCCGGCCCGTCCCGTCGCCACCGGCCCGCAGCCCGGCTGA
- a CDS encoding VOC family protein, which translates to MTTEAATRRMPGAPCWVSLLAHSLSATQEFYGALFGWEFRPGPQHFGPYARAFLDGREVAGVGELAPDRHLPVAWTTYLACDDADATAEQIRSCGGTVGVGPLDADDDAGRMAIVSDPQGAIFGIWQGRSMTGTAITGERGTPAWNELVTRDTSSVLTFYEHVFGYEAEPVIAAGFDYLTLHLKDHPVAGIHGVGNALPRDRGSHWMTYFAVSDADAAARRVTELGGHVLQPARDSAHGRLATVSDSEGAVFTIIQRD; encoded by the coding sequence ATGACGACCGAGGCAGCGACCCGGCGGATGCCCGGCGCGCCCTGCTGGGTGAGTCTCCTGGCCCACAGCCTGTCCGCGACGCAGGAGTTCTACGGCGCGCTGTTCGGCTGGGAGTTCCGCCCGGGGCCGCAGCATTTCGGTCCGTACGCCCGGGCCTTCCTCGACGGCCGGGAAGTCGCCGGGGTCGGCGAACTGGCCCCCGACCGTCATCTCCCGGTCGCCTGGACCACCTATCTGGCGTGTGACGACGCGGACGCGACGGCCGAGCAGATCCGTTCCTGCGGCGGCACGGTGGGCGTCGGGCCGCTGGACGCGGACGACGACGCGGGGCGGATGGCGATCGTCTCCGACCCGCAGGGCGCGATCTTCGGCATCTGGCAGGGCAGATCGATGACCGGTACCGCGATCACCGGCGAGCGGGGCACCCCGGCCTGGAACGAGCTGGTCACCCGGGACACCAGCTCCGTCCTGACGTTCTACGAGCATGTCTTCGGCTACGAGGCGGAGCCGGTGATCGCGGCCGGCTTCGACTACCTGACGCTGCATCTGAAGGACCACCCGGTGGCCGGCATCCACGGCGTGGGCAACGCCCTGCCGCGCGACCGGGGCTCCCACTGGATGACGTACTTCGCCGTCTCCGACGCGGACGCCGCGGCCCGCCGGGTCACCGAACTGGGCGGTCATGTGCTGCAGCCCGCCCGGGACTCGGCACACGGCCGGCTGGCGACGGTCTCCGACAGCGAGGGCGCCGTCTTCACGATCATCCAGCGGGACTGA